The stretch of DNA GCATAGTTCGTGATGTGAGGGATGGATTTGGGAGCTTATCTAGACGTGGTTTTGAAGTCAGGCTCACTGGCCATCACAGAGGCAAATCGCATGGTTCATTACATGCTTTAAACGATCATCCTATCATAATTCAGAACAGCCGTTGGGCTAGCTTACCCCCTGAACTACTCTATGATGTAATTACGAGGTTGGAGGAGAGTGAGAGTACGTGGCCTGCTCGTAAGCACGTTGTTGCATGTGCAGCAGTTTGCCGTTCTTGGAGGGTTATGTGCAAAGAAATTGTTAAGAGTCCTGAGTTATCCGGGAAACTTACCTTCCCTGTGTCCCTGAAGCAGGTTGGTTGTTTTTGTTAGCTATTGTTTTGCACATTATGACTTCATTGTTGatggttttctttttaactCAAGCTACTGATGGAATAGAGGTTACCAGGATTCCACATCTGTTGCATGTTTGTATGGAACGCACATTCATTGAAACAAGTGTATATCTAGGGTGCCGTTAACTGATTCtactttctttgaatttttagcCAGGACCGCGTGATGGAAATATTCAGTGTTTCATAAAAAGGGATAAATCCAACTTAACATACCGCCTTTTTCTGTGTCTTAGCCCGGGTAAGCAGTATTTCTAATTCTTAAGTTGCCTTcgatttcttaatttctttattcatttgtacatctatataattcatatattacCACATATTTGGTTATGGATATATTGGAAAAGATAACAAATGTCTTTTGATTTCATCCAATGAATGCATGTTCATTGATTTGGTAGTGCAAGATGATGCTATGAAACAGGCGTGTTTATTCTGTTACCCTGCTCTTGCAGCTTTGCTGGTTGAAAATGGAAAATTCCTTCTTTCGGCAAAGAGGACTCGAAGAACCACGTACACAGAATATGTCATCTCCATGGATGCAGATAACATTTCAAGATCAAGTAGCACTTATATTGGGAAATTGAGGTAAGAAATGGTGTGGAAAGATAACAAAATCCATTTACTTATtatcttcattaaaaaaaatccaaaaatgagcAGCAATGAAGCATGCCTCTTTTATGTCGCCTGCCTTTATGATTTTATGGGTAGGTATCAGTTGGCCTTCCTAGCTCCATAAGGTTATGCAATAAAGTGCACAGGTTTGAAACCCATGCTTGTTGATGTATATGTGTGTCTTTGAACATATATACTCGTGTGAGGATCCTTAAAGTGATTAccattagttttttatttttttttgtaattccaTGCTGGAAAAAAAGCTTCTTTGCTTGGTGATGAATGTTTCCATTGTATATTTGCTGGAGGCCTCTATTGGTTcttattaaacaattttttcttCTGAATTATGATTTACTCAAGAAAATTAAGAATTGAACTTTGCTTCGTGTTCCAGATCAAACTTCCTTGGCACTAGGTTCATAATATTCGATACACAGCCTCCATACAGTTCCACCTACATCCCCCCTCCAGGGCGGAGTAGCCGTAGGTTCTATTCCAAAAAAGTCTCCCCAAAGGTTCCAACGGGCAGCTACAACATTGCCCAGGTAACATACGAACTAAATGTGTTAGGCACTCGGGGCCCACGGAAGATGCATTGCATCATGCATTCAATCCCGGCCTCAGCAATTGATGCAGGTGGCACTGTCCCAGGCCAGCCGGAGTTGCATCCTTGCTCTCTCGAGGATTCGTTCCGGAGCATCTCCTTATCGAAGTTTCTTGATCACTCTGTTGATTTCAGCAGCTCAAGATTTTCTGAAATCGGTGGGGCCcctgatgatgatgaggatggcAAGCTCAGGCCCTTGGTTTTGAAAAACAAGTCCCCTAGATGGCACGAACAATTACAGTGTTGGTGCTTGAACTTCCGTGGACGGGTAACTGTTGCCTCTGTTAAAAACTTCCAGTTGATTGCTGCTACACAGCCTGCTGCCGGTGCTCCAACACCGTCTCAGCCAGCCCCACCAGAGCATGATAAGATAATTCTGCAGTTTGGTAAAGTTGGTAAAGACATGTTCACCATGGATTATCGCTATCCTCTATCTGCATTTCAGGCTTTTGCAATTTGCTTGAGTAGCTTCGACACGAAATTGGCGTGTGAATAGAAAAAGCATAAACTGAAGGCTGGTAAAAAAGCAGAACACTATAATGACaatcttttttctcctttttttcttttgccctttacttttatttttccttctatgGATTCCTTCTAGTGTCAGTAGGATAGGATATTGTTGTTGATGTTATTCTGTTGTTGTAAAACTCATTTGTAACTGTGGTGCTGGCCTGATATTTGAGCCTACAGCACTGTAAATTAAAGTCTTTGTACCTTTATTTGTTTCAGCTCCAGCCAGTTAAGAAATGTTGAGTCTCCCTTTGTATCTTAGAGCGAGGTCTCGAAActagaaatgaaatatcaatTTACAATCACATCTTCCCTAGAAGGTAAAGAAATGGTGTGATCTGTAGAGAAATAAAGCACAGGTTTATGTAGCCTAGactaaaagagaaatgatggaGATAGTGAAGATGGGGGAGGAGGGCGgagcaaaaatctaaaaattcgACTCTGCCTCTAACTCCGCATTGACTCCAATTCTTACTTATCGGAGCCCAGCCAGAATCAGagtttttttaaccaaaaaagtaaaagtcggagtcggaggtggCGATGTACCGCCTCTGACTtcactccgactccaactccaattGTCCGACTTTGAtgttgtacatattttataaaaatatatgtattttttatatattaatcatatatattttatataactatgacttatatagttaattaaattcaataacatACTAGTATAggcaaattattataaaataatatacttatattataatataaatagactaaattcactaataatagtttagtatatgtaaacactatactattaactattactaccatgtaacactaatgtataataatagctaatgtataaacactaatgtataatgacatgtaatattaattatataataacaaatgtATAACAACATTTAATACTAAGTATTAcgtataaacacaaatatataaattttataataacatgtaatactaatatataataactaaagtataataaaatgtactaataatgtataataatcaatgtataataacatctaatactaatgtataataacaataatttgtataatgatttattttttcaattttggttatgttttaataaaattgaaattgaaaaaataatttttaaaaaaaattgaaatttggaaGTCCAAAT from Juglans microcarpa x Juglans regia isolate MS1-56 chromosome 3S, Jm3101_v1.0, whole genome shotgun sequence encodes:
- the LOC121258153 gene encoding tubby-like F-box protein 8 isoform X1; the protein is MSFRSIVRDVRDGFGSLSRRGFEVRLTGHHRGKSHGSLHALNDHPIIIQNSRWASLPPELLYDVITRLEESESTWPARKHVVACAAVCRSWRVMCKEIVKSPELSGKLTFPVSLKQPGPRDGNIQCFIKRDKSNLTYRLFLCLSPALLVENGKFLLSAKRTRRTTYTEYVISMDADNISRSSSTYIGKLRSNFLGTRFIIFDTQPPYSSTYIPPPGRSSRRFYSKKVSPKVPTGSYNIAQVTYELNVLGTRGPRKMHCIMHSIPASAIDAGGTVPGQPELHPCSLEDSFRSISLSKFLDHSVDFSSSRFSEIGGAPDDDEDGKLRPLVLKNKSPRWHEQLQCWCLNFRGRVTVASVKNFQLIAATQPAAGAPTPSQPAPPEHDKIILQFGKVGKDMFTMDYRYPLSAFQAFAICLSSFDTKLACE
- the LOC121258153 gene encoding tubby-like F-box protein 8 isoform X2, which produces MDADNISRSSSTYIGKLRSNFLGTRFIIFDTQPPYSSTYIPPPGRSSRRFYSKKVSPKVPTGSYNIAQVTYELNVLGTRGPRKMHCIMHSIPASAIDAGGTVPGQPELHPCSLEDSFRSISLSKFLDHSVDFSSSRFSEIGGAPDDDEDGKLRPLVLKNKSPRWHEQLQCWCLNFRGRVTVASVKNFQLIAATQPAAGAPTPSQPAPPEHDKIILQFGKVGKDMFTMDYRYPLSAFQAFAICLSSFDTKLACE